The genomic segment TAAGTGATATGAGCCGCTTCCAAGTAGGTACTACATTAACATTTCTAAAAGGTTGGACTGCAGACTTTGATTATACTTACGTGTCAACAAATGGTCACAATAAACGTGCTGCAACTCCCATTTCTGGTATTAATCTTTGGAGTGACCCTACTTTGACAAAATGGGAGTCAAGCTTCTTTCCTGCTGAAAATTGGTTACGATTAGATTCATCTTGGAGTAAACGTCAGGTTGCTAAAGCTTATTCTACTTATGACGTCAAGCTTGGTAAACACGCCATTAAATTAATGGTTGGTATGGATGCAGAATATGCCAAATCCGAAAGTCAATATTCACGCCGTTATGGTCTATATGATCCTACCAAACCTGAATTCCCTTTGACAGATCCAGCTAACATGGATACGAACGGTAGTGCTTCGCATTGGAGCACACTAGGATTCTTTGGACGCGTAAACTATAACTTAATGGACCGTTATCTCTTTGAATTCAATATACGACGTGATGGCGCTTCTAAGTTCAGTAAGAATTGCCGCTGGGATACCTTCCCTTCATTCTCTATCGGCTGGTTGCTTTCCGAAGAAAAATGGATGGAACGCTTTAAGGAAATAACCAAAATGTCATTTACTAAGCTCCGTCTCTCTTGGGGGCGAATTGGTAATAATAATGTGGGCAGTCACAGTTATCTGAGTAATATAGGGAACGGACGTTCCGATTGGTGGATCGGCAGTACTAATCCACTTTCTTTTGGAACTCCCACTGTAGCAGCTACTACGTTGACCTGGGAACCTGTAGAAACTGTTGACTTAGGTATTAATGCTAAATTTTTTGATAATTCTCTTGATATCGAATTCGATTGGTTCAAACGTACTACACGCGATATGGCAGCTGCTGGGGAAGAGGTTCCACTGTCACTGGGAGCAAGTGCACCTGCCCGTAACTTTGGTGAGATGTCTACCTTAGGATGGGAATTATCTATAGGTTATAACAAAAGACTGAATAAAGACTGGTCCATCAATTTTCAAGGAAGCTTATCCGACCAAACCACCAAGATTACCAAACATGCCAACAAGGAGGTTAGTATTAAAGAAGGCGGTAATATCGGTGTAAATTACGAAGGTAAAATAATGGGTGAGATTTGGGGCTATGAAACCGATCGTCTATTTCAAGAAAGCGACTTTGATGGCAATAATGGCGAGGGAAACCCTATTTGGTACTATGGTTCCAACACTCCTAATCAAGATGCCTTGAATACTGCAAATTCATTCCATTATGGCCCGGGTGATGTCAAATACAAAGATCTAAATGGTGATGGCAAAGTGGATTACGGACAGGGAACTAATCTTGATCATGGTGATATGAAAGTGATTGGTAATACAACTCCTCGCTATATCTTTGGTTTGCGTGCTGGTTTTACTTGGAAAGATATTGATTTTAGTGCTTTCTTCCAAGGTGTAGGTAAACGTGACTATTGGGGTACCGGTCCATTGGTGATTCCTTGTTTCACCAAAAATGAGGCTGTGTATCAAAATCAGGTAACAAACTATTGGACTCCTGATAATCCTGATGCATTCTATCCTACTCCTCGTGATGCTGGTGCTAATAATCACAATGGTAATTGGCAACCTCAAACACGTTATCTATTAAATATGGCTTATATGCGCTTTAAGAATTTGACAATAGGTTATACTCTACCTAAGCAATGGATTCAAAAGGTCTCTCTCACATCAGCACGTATATTTGTGAGTGGTGAGAATCTTTTTACTCTCGACAATCTCGATGTAACGATCGATCCTGAAATTCAACAAAACAGTAGTGCAACAACTGATGCGAGAAGTTTTGGACGTACTTATCCCTACTTCCGCACGTTCTCTGTAGGTGTTCAAGTTAAACTTTAAAAACTCTGATTATGAAAAAAATATTATTAGCTTCACTTATGCTATTGGGCTTGGCGAGTTGTGATGATTTCCTCACTAAAGATCCTCTAACATCTTTTCAAGACGATGATTTTTGGTGCAATGAAAATAATGTACGTGGCTTCGCAATGGGCTATTATGCCTCACGTTTCCCTGGATATGGTAGTGGTGACAACGGTGGTGTTATGTCACAACGTCAAGCTCTGAACGATGATTTCACTAATACTTCTCTCTCTGGATTTGCCGCAGCTCCTATTGTAAAAGGAGGCAGTTGGGGGAGTCATTTAAGTAATATTCGTCGTGACAATATTTTTATTGATCGTGTAGAACGTGTTACAGAATGGGATGAAGAAACAGCAAATCATTGGCGTGGTATTGCCCGATTTTTTCGTGGATACGATTACGCTACTTTTGCCTCAATCTATAAGAATGTACCTTATTATGATCACGAGTTAACCATAGTTTCAGATGATCTTTTCCGCAAACAGGATGATGTATTTTATGTGATGGACAAAGTACTTGAAGATTATGAATTTGCTTCAAAAAACGTGTTAGTAAGTGATACAAAGACAGGGCCCGATGGTCAGGTTATCACTCAAGGAGTCGTTGATGCTTTTATGAGTCGTGACATGCTATTGATGGGGACTAAATTGAAATACGATCCTGCCACAACTGCAGAACAGATGGAACATGTTGCGAAATATTTGCAAGCAGCTAAGGATGCAGCTTGGAGAGTTATTTCATCAAATCGTTATAGCTTGTGTCCTAGTTTTCATGATCTTTTCTCAACAATTGATATCAGCCAGACAGCAGAGGTGAAACAGGAAATGATTCTTTGGCGTCAGTATGCAACCGGACAAGTGACTCATGCTATTATGACTTACGATCGCGACCTTACAGTTCAAGGCCAATCAGGAACTAAGGACCTAATTAATTCTTATCTCTGTCTTAATGGTATGCCTATTAATACAACAGCGGGCGCGAATCCTCAATTTAAAGGTGATAAGAATGCTGATAATGAAATGTCCAATCGTGACCCTCGACTCAATCAGACTTTTAAGGATGACTTTTATGTACAGTATAGTGAATATCCGGGCTATGCACAAAGTGGTTATAAACGTTGGCTATTTTTAAACAAACAACATGAAGATGACTTAGAGTCTACCCAAAGTTTCAATATTACTGATGCACCTATTATCCGTTTGGGAGAAGTGATGCTTAACTATATTGAAGCAGCAGCTGAGTTGGAAACTTTAGGTAAATACACAGTGACACAAGAAGATGTTGATGCTACAATCAATAAATTGCGTACTCGTGCCAGCTTTGGTGGGAAATTGGCTAAACTGCAGATCATTGGTGGCCAACCTGCAGTAAACGGTGTCGTATTCGATGATGCTGACCGAGATCCCGATGTCCCCTCTTTCTTATGGGAGATTCGTCGTGAACGTCGTGTCGAACTTGTATATCAGGGATTTCGTTTGAACGATTTGAAGCGATGGCGTAAGATTCACTATTTGAATTCCGATCTCTATCCTAAAAAAACGATCGGCTGTTGGTTAGAAAAAAACGATCAATACAAGAATCTTATTTTATGTGATGAAAATGGTATAGTTATTTCCAATGCTGGTAATGCGAAAGGGGAAGGTTATATCAAAGTATCTATGACTCCTCGTAATGCCGACAACGGCTATGTACTTGACCGTAATTATTGGGATTGTATTCCTTTATATGAGATCGACTATTACGAACGTAACGGAAGCCATCTTGAACAAAACCCCGGTTGGCCTCAAGGAGGTGCTGATGCAGAATAAATATTAGTTTAAATCTAACACAATAAAAGAGATGAAAAGTTTATATAAAATAGGATTGTATATAGGAATGATAGTACTTATTACTCTCTTTCCTATAAGTTGCGATGATGACGAGATAGATACAACTTGTCAGGTAACATTAGTTACCAATCAAAATCCTGGTAGCGAAGAGGATATTCTTCAGTTGACCGTTCAGGCGGGTGAATTTCTCAAAGAGCCAGAAATGGTTCGTGAGGGTTTTGAATTCGCGGGTTGGTACACTGACCAAGCTTCGGCAAATAACACTAAAAAAGATGCGGAGATCAAATTCAAAGCTTATGATTTGAAAACTACACCCATTTATTTAGATGTAACTTTATATGGTCGTTGGGTGAAATAACTTTCTTTAATACAATCCTGTCCCGCTATTTACTTGTAAGTAAATATGCGGACAGGATGAATTTAATACATAAAACAATTATGAAACGAAATATATTTTTGTCTTGTGCTGCCCTGTTAGCAGCATCTGTGTTTGCTTCTTGCTACAAAGACGATCACCAGCCGCCTATGGTTGAAGGAGGACATGCTGGTGTAGATTTTGTCATAGACAATAATAAAGTGATTACTGATAATTTTTTAGGATTCGGTACACAATATAATAATAATCTTTACACCACACGTACATTTGAAAATGATGGAGTCTCTGAAGAGAATCTTCCTGATTTAGAGAAAAAAGTTTTAGCTTTAGGGTCACAATATGTCCGTATATTCTTTGATAAAAAAAATTGGGAGAGTGTATCTGGATATAATCCTGAATATAAGGCTTCTTTTATTCGTACTGTGGAATTAGCTCAAAAAACAGGTGCATTGGTAAATATAACATATTGGCATTCTTCTATACCGGAAGATATGGGCAGATTTGCTGATGAAATATATGACTTGATTGTTAATAAGGGTCTTACTTGCGTAAAACAAGTTACCATTCAGAATGAAGTTAACTCTACAAAAATTACACCTGATGAATATCGAGTTCTCTATTCTGTTTTTATTGATCGTCTAAAAGAACTGGGTATAAGAGATAAAATTCAGCTAGTCGGTGGTGATCTGGTTCAGGATAATCAAAAAACTTGGTTTGAATATATGTCTACTAGTATGGCTACATTACTTGACGGTTATTCTTCACATATATATTGGGATTATTGGGACAAAGTCAAACCTGTTGATCGTTTAAGTGGTGTGGCTGATCTTTTATCCAATATGCAAGGGCAGGGAATTAAACCCTGTTATATTACAGAATATGGCGTGAGAGGTGAAAAGTCTGGTGGCGCTTTCAATAATCCTGGTTATTTACGCGGAACAGATACTCCTATTGGTAGAACCAATGAATGTGCTTTACGCCATGTCACATTCCATATCAATGCACTAAATTATGGCTTTGCCGGTTTGGTAAAATGGGATTGCTATAAAGCTAAATATGATAATGGAAATCAGTACTTTCCTGTAATAGGATCCGGTACCGATGGCTATCCTCTCTACCCTTCTTATTGGATGACTTGGGCTTTTACTCATTCATGCCAGCCTGGTTGGAAAGTATTAAGTGCAACTTCTGTTGTGTCTTCTGCACATAAACTTTGTGCTGCAATGAGCGATGGTGTTTCTAACTATACGATTTATGCTCAAACTACCGCCACTGTACAAACTCCGTTTGTAATATCAGGTATTCCTGCAAACAAAAAGTTCCGTGTATTAGCATGGAATGATGATTTAATGGGTGGTCTTACCGAACTAGAGCCTGTTACTTCAGATGCAGAGGGAGTAGTGCGTTTCAATGTGAAACCTGACGGTTTTATTACACTTACTACAATAGATTTCACTCTCCCTGAAGGATTGGAATAAATTAAGAGAAGGGAGTGTGGCGGAAATAATTTTTACCGCACTCTTTTTCTTTTTTATTATAAAGTTATTATTACCTCTTTTGAATAAAAATGAAGCAGATGAATAAAACCTCAATATCTCTATTACTCTGTGCGGCTATGATGGTTGGTGATATTTTTGCGCAAGATCCCACTGTGCCTCGGGTATCAAAAAACTATTTTCCTGTATCGGTGCAATTCACTCCCGTTCCTTCGGGTAAAGGGTGGCGTGATGAGCGTCCTCCCTTGACTGACGAAACAATGCGTGAGACCATTCATAATATTATTTTGCATGGATGTACACACATTGCTGCTGGTGAATTTTCCAATGGTGGTGCCAATTTAAAAGTTTTTGACTATGCACAAAGTTTGGGCATGAAGATTGATTTCACTTCCAATGGCGTACAACTTTTCAAACGCAATGATCCTCCAAAGTATTGTGTTTATTCACCAGAATATCTTGACTCTGTGCGTACTCGTATTGAACCTGTATTGGGCAGTGTTAAAAAAGTGTCTAATCCTTTTACTATATTTCCCTTTATGGATGAACCTTTCCATGCTGATACCACTTCATTCGATTTTCGTGAACCGGTAAAGAGGGCTTTCAAGAAACAATACGGCTATGCCATGCCTACATCGTATTCTGTTGCTAAACGTGAGCCTCGCAAACACTTGGATTTCATCAATTTTCAATCATCAACTTTTGTTGAAGCTTGGCGTAAAATTTATAAAGAAGTGAAACAATACGATAATCGTCCTTTGGTAGTAATGACTCATGACAGCCACAATACTATGGGTGGTGGTGTAAATTCCGACTCTAAATATGCGGTAGACGATGTATTCCACTGGGGAGGTGATTTTGTAGATATGTTCTTATATGATATATATCCTTACACAATGTTCGATTACCGTTACGGAGAGCCTTCGCAAATACGTAAACCGCGTATAAGCCAGATGCACTATACTATGGCTCAAATGCGTAACCTCACTACTACTTATGGGAAAAAACTAGGATTTTGGTTAGGTACATACAACAACGGGTGGTTTCGTCGCTATTTGAATAAAGAGATGCTTAGCCAATATTGGATGGAACGTGAATTGGCTTATACCGCCATTACTGGTGGTAGTGATTTCATTATTACCGGCATCAACATCCCCTCCGATGCTCGTCACTGGGATGATTTTGGTCAGGCCATGCGCACCGTACAAAAAGTAGGTGGTGCTATATCCGAGTCACAAAAGCCCAAAGCCCGTGCTTGTTTCCTCTTCCCTCGCACACAATATGTACAAATGCAGGAAGAATGCTTTAACGTTGGACAAACTTATGAACTT from the Bacteroides eggerthii genome contains:
- a CDS encoding SusC/RagA family TonB-linked outer membrane protein is translated as MKKFLLALLALLVWVPMYAQDSRVTVGGTVIDADGMPVIGASVIVKEHPDIGTITDVNGEFSIKVPAPIKGQSLEVSFIGYTTQKIAIGTKTQFKVTLKEDTQLLNEVVVVGYGTQKKANLTGAVSTVDMGQAIGSRPVTDLTRGLQGAAPGLLVTSSSGDIGQAADIHIRGVDGSLNAQSRPLILLDNVEISDMMMVNPNDVESISVLKDAASASIYGARGTWGVILITTKKGEKGKPRLSYDNSFAWSSPVNCPEIADGDLGVEYMLAALRKTAPNTTQFNILGAYFDDTSVERIRQWKNLYGDKDLGDEMVYGRDYEIRNGHPYFYRPWDVNDFLNRASFQQKHNVSISGGGDKYSFFGSFGYLSQDGLVKITPESDNYTRFNGNMRIEVTPIKWLKIRGGLMYTHSDKRSPQFRLATAEKQANEYWYNFYRYPETYPYGYIDGQPLKNIRTELEQAHMNHKISDMSRFQVGTTLTFLKGWTADFDYTYVSTNGHNKRAATPISGINLWSDPTLTKWESSFFPAENWLRLDSSWSKRQVAKAYSTYDVKLGKHAIKLMVGMDAEYAKSESQYSRRYGLYDPTKPEFPLTDPANMDTNGSASHWSTLGFFGRVNYNLMDRYLFEFNIRRDGASKFSKNCRWDTFPSFSIGWLLSEEKWMERFKEITKMSFTKLRLSWGRIGNNNVGSHSYLSNIGNGRSDWWIGSTNPLSFGTPTVAATTLTWEPVETVDLGINAKFFDNSLDIEFDWFKRTTRDMAAAGEEVPLSLGASAPARNFGEMSTLGWELSIGYNKRLNKDWSINFQGSLSDQTTKITKHANKEVSIKEGGNIGVNYEGKIMGEIWGYETDRLFQESDFDGNNGEGNPIWYYGSNTPNQDALNTANSFHYGPGDVKYKDLNGDGKVDYGQGTNLDHGDMKVIGNTTPRYIFGLRAGFTWKDIDFSAFFQGVGKRDYWGTGPLVIPCFTKNEAVYQNQVTNYWTPDNPDAFYPTPRDAGANNHNGNWQPQTRYLLNMAYMRFKNLTIGYTLPKQWIQKVSLTSARIFVSGENLFTLDNLDVTIDPEIQQNSSATTDARSFGRTYPYFRTFSVGVQVKL
- a CDS encoding RagB/SusD family nutrient uptake outer membrane protein; the encoded protein is MKKILLASLMLLGLASCDDFLTKDPLTSFQDDDFWCNENNVRGFAMGYYASRFPGYGSGDNGGVMSQRQALNDDFTNTSLSGFAAAPIVKGGSWGSHLSNIRRDNIFIDRVERVTEWDEETANHWRGIARFFRGYDYATFASIYKNVPYYDHELTIVSDDLFRKQDDVFYVMDKVLEDYEFASKNVLVSDTKTGPDGQVITQGVVDAFMSRDMLLMGTKLKYDPATTAEQMEHVAKYLQAAKDAAWRVISSNRYSLCPSFHDLFSTIDISQTAEVKQEMILWRQYATGQVTHAIMTYDRDLTVQGQSGTKDLINSYLCLNGMPINTTAGANPQFKGDKNADNEMSNRDPRLNQTFKDDFYVQYSEYPGYAQSGYKRWLFLNKQHEDDLESTQSFNITDAPIIRLGEVMLNYIEAAAELETLGKYTVTQEDVDATINKLRTRASFGGKLAKLQIIGGQPAVNGVVFDDADRDPDVPSFLWEIRRERRVELVYQGFRLNDLKRWRKIHYLNSDLYPKKTIGCWLEKNDQYKNLILCDENGIVISNAGNAKGEGYIKVSMTPRNADNGYVLDRNYWDCIPLYEIDYYERNGSHLEQNPGWPQGGADAE
- a CDS encoding InlB B-repeat-containing protein; the protein is MKSLYKIGLYIGMIVLITLFPISCDDDEIDTTCQVTLVTNQNPGSEEDILQLTVQAGEFLKEPEMVREGFEFAGWYTDQASANNTKKDAEIKFKAYDLKTTPIYLDVTLYGRWVK